The following proteins come from a genomic window of bacterium:
- a CDS encoding M48 family metalloprotease, with product MQKRGVLLALGIYVFAFLALLVAVGALISIDNQTRHFMEEIKKVNLLPETDAPMDLGRVIDLKTEPIVNHRDTTDYLQEIFALLSQKSSIGTDSHHFRLTVAGKQQEGRAFSLPDGTIVVGTAELLEARTEAEIAFIFGHEAGHIIHRDFAVSAARRKKMLKMRDEVQSQNFFTRLAFERAADTVFLSGYLQSQVDADRFALEVMGSAGYDGSAVLGVIQEAGQLSKNRSDLLREKFQKEKSGRQFILKAPDDFRSWQQALREFLKHQP from the coding sequence ATGCAAAAAAGGGGAGTTCTCTTGGCTCTCGGCATTTATGTATTTGCATTTCTGGCGTTGCTGGTGGCGGTCGGTGCATTAATCAGTATTGATAACCAGACGCGTCACTTTATGGAGGAGATTAAAAAAGTCAACCTCCTTCCGGAGACTGATGCGCCCATGGATCTCGGCAGGGTTATCGATCTGAAGACGGAGCCGATCGTGAATCATCGGGACACAACAGATTATTTGCAGGAAATTTTTGCCTTATTGAGTCAAAAAAGCTCGATCGGCACGGACTCTCACCATTTTCGCCTCACGGTGGCGGGAAAACAGCAAGAGGGCCGGGCTTTCTCTCTGCCTGACGGCACTATCGTAGTTGGCACAGCAGAACTTCTCGAGGCAAGAACAGAAGCCGAAATTGCCTTCATCTTTGGGCATGAAGCAGGACATATTATTCATCGAGATTTTGCCGTCTCCGCTGCGCGCCGGAAGAAAATGCTAAAAATGAGAGATGAAGTGCAATCGCAGAATTTCTTTACTCGCCTTGCATTTGAGCGAGCCGCCGACACAGTTTTTTTAAGTGGATACCTGCAATCGCAGGTGGATGCGGACCGATTTGCATTGGAGGTGATGGGATCTGCCGGATATGATGGATCAGCGGTCCTGGGCGTGATACAGGAAGCGGGTCAACTTTCGAAGAACCGAAGCGATCTGCTGCGGGAAAAATTTCAAAAAGAAAAAAGTGGGAGGCAATTTATTCTTAAGGCACCGGATGACTTTCGTTCCTGGCAACAAGCGCTGCGTGAATTTTTGAAGCATCAACCATAA